The Pseudosulfitobacter pseudonitzschiae genome includes a region encoding these proteins:
- a CDS encoding MmcB family DNA repair protein, producing the protein MFIFFRMSLVSDITALAPGQVLARGVARHLAALGMATVEELVPTRGLRVDVMALGPKGEIWIVECKSSRADFISDCKWQGYLEWCDRFFWAVDADFPTDLLPDCTGLIIADGYDAEVIRMAPEDKLAAARRKVMVQKFATHAARRLQTLRDPAAFAGLG; encoded by the coding sequence ATGTTCATATTTTTCCGCATGAGTCTGGTTTCCGATATCACCGCCCTTGCGCCCGGGCAGGTGCTGGCGCGCGGCGTGGCGCGGCATCTGGCAGCGCTGGGTATGGCCACGGTTGAAGAACTGGTGCCAACGCGCGGTTTGCGGGTCGATGTGATGGCGCTGGGCCCGAAGGGCGAGATTTGGATCGTCGAATGCAAATCCAGCCGCGCCGATTTTATATCGGACTGCAAATGGCAAGGCTATCTTGAGTGGTGCGACCGGTTCTTCTGGGCGGTGGATGCGGATTTTCCCACCGACCTTCTGCCTGATTGCACGGGGTTGATCATCGCCGACGGCTATGACGCCGAGGTGATCCGAATGGCGCCCGAGGACAAGCTGGCCGCCGCCCGCCGCAAGGTGATGGTGCAGAAATTCGCCACCCACGCCGCGCGGCGATTGCAAACCCTACGCGACCCGGCGGCATTTGCTGGCTTGGGCTAA
- a CDS encoding DUF6324 family protein has protein sequence MGINSERDIEANLQIGPTDKGMVRLFVEGGGAEIPMDFEPDEAREIADELLAAAKAAEAIRR, from the coding sequence ATGGGCATCAACAGCGAACGCGACATCGAAGCCAATCTGCAGATCGGCCCGACAGACAAGGGCATGGTCCGTCTGTTCGTCGAAGGTGGCGGGGCCGAGATCCCGATGGACTTTGAACCCGACGAAGCCCGCGAAATCGCCGACGAGCTTTTGGCCGCCGCCAAAGCCGCCGAAGCCATCAGACGCTGA
- a CDS encoding DUF6476 family protein — MSNPHDAPDVPEPPHLKNLRRLVTLLTATMIAGMAAIFVLMALRLNSPSTPPLPERISLPDGTNPTAFAQTPHYIAITTPTQVLIYTPDGKALKQTITLE; from the coding sequence ATGTCCAATCCTCACGACGCGCCCGATGTCCCCGAACCGCCTCATCTTAAAAACCTGCGCCGCTTGGTGACGCTTCTCACTGCCACGATGATCGCAGGCATGGCCGCAATCTTTGTGCTGATGGCACTACGTCTCAATAGCCCGTCAACGCCCCCGCTTCCAGAGCGCATCAGCCTGCCCGACGGCACAAACCCCACCGCTTTCGCGCAAACTCCGCACTATATCGCGATTACGACTCCCACACAGGTGCTGATCTACACTCCTGACGGCAAAGCGCTGAAACAAACCATTACTCTGGAATAG
- a CDS encoding GNAT family N-acetyltransferase codes for MTEFQIRSYTPRDAAWVQAAHARHYWSVDGFDDTFGALVESILRDFDADHDPAREAGWIAVDDAANPVACIFCVAVDTQTAKLRMFLVTEAVRGCGLGFRLLQTCIGFAQAKGYKGMRLWTHESHVAACALYRRNGWRLVHSKPVHSFGQDLVEQEWEIHF; via the coding sequence ATGACAGAGTTTCAAATCCGTTCCTATACGCCACGTGATGCGGCCTGGGTGCAAGCAGCCCATGCGCGCCATTACTGGAGTGTCGACGGCTTTGACGACACCTTTGGTGCGTTGGTAGAATCGATTCTGCGCGATTTCGACGCAGACCATGATCCCGCACGCGAAGCCGGCTGGATTGCGGTCGATGATGCGGCAAACCCGGTGGCCTGCATCTTTTGCGTGGCGGTGGATACTCAGACGGCCAAGCTGCGGATGTTTCTGGTGACCGAAGCGGTGCGTGGCTGCGGACTGGGCTTTCGGTTGCTGCAAACCTGCATCGGGTTTGCGCAGGCAAAGGGCTATAAGGGGATGCGTTTGTGGACCCACGAAAGTCACGTTGCAGCCTGCGCGCTGTATCGTCGCAACGGCTGGCGGCTGGTCCACAGCAAGCCTGTGCATTCCTTCGGGCAAGATCTGGTCGAGCAGGAATGGGAAATTCACTTTTGA
- a CDS encoding FAD-dependent monooxygenase, giving the protein MQYHLDGYNSGDPAVAKAIALHDPAQMPAQVDVLIVGCGPAGLTLAAQMAQFSDISVVIADQKDGPLQVGQADGISCRSIEMFNTFGFAEDVLREGYWVNETSFWKPDAARPENITRTQKIEDVEPGLSEFPHVILNQARVHDFYLRCMANSARRLQPHYERALEALEVGQGAHPVTARFNGPYGPETVQARYVVGCDGARSAVRRQIGRTLKGEAANKAWGVMDVLAVTDFPDVRLKSVIQSAQQGSVLIIPREGGYMVRMYIELEKLGAGERAAGRNITIEQLIAAAGRILHPYVLDVKDVAWWSVYDIGQRLCDRFEDDSGHIFIAGDACHTHSPKAGQGMNVSMGDTFNLGWKLASVLRGQSDASLLRTYSDERQQVAQDLIDFDREFARIFSAPPQAGNAAQASALQEAFVKAGRFTAGMGVQYRPSAICGDGAHQGLAAGLPVGQRFHSAPVVRLGDARPMELGHVIKADGRWRIFAFAGAADTGAADGALYRFCTWMQDKAASAWLGGADVGGVDAVVDLRAVMQQGHRDLDLMQMPAVLRPAKGVFGLIDYEKVFCVNPARDIFEMRGINRTEGCVVIVRPDQYVADVLPLGDTSAVAAFFNGVLLSQT; this is encoded by the coding sequence ATGCAATATCATCTTGATGGGTATAACAGCGGCGATCCGGCGGTGGCCAAGGCGATTGCCCTGCATGATCCGGCGCAGATGCCTGCGCAGGTGGATGTGCTGATCGTCGGATGTGGTCCTGCGGGGCTGACCTTGGCCGCGCAGATGGCGCAGTTTTCTGACATCTCGGTTGTGATTGCCGATCAAAAGGACGGGCCGTTGCAAGTCGGGCAGGCCGACGGCATCTCTTGTCGCAGCATCGAGATGTTCAACACCTTCGGTTTCGCCGAAGACGTTCTGCGCGAGGGGTATTGGGTCAACGAAACATCCTTTTGGAAGCCTGACGCCGCCCGGCCCGAAAACATCACCCGCACACAAAAGATCGAGGATGTCGAACCCGGTCTGTCGGAGTTTCCTCATGTGATTCTGAACCAGGCGCGGGTGCACGATTTCTATCTGCGCTGCATGGCCAATAGCGCACGGCGCTTGCAGCCACATTATGAACGCGCGCTTGAGGCGTTGGAGGTGGGTCAAGGTGCTCATCCGGTCACGGCGCGGTTCAACGGCCCGTACGGCCCCGAGACTGTGCAGGCCCGCTATGTTGTGGGCTGCGACGGTGCGCGCAGCGCAGTGCGCCGCCAGATCGGGCGTACGCTGAAGGGCGAGGCCGCCAACAAGGCATGGGGCGTGATGGATGTGCTGGCGGTGACGGATTTCCCCGATGTGCGGCTGAAATCGGTGATCCAGTCGGCGCAGCAGGGTAGCGTGCTGATTATCCCGCGCGAGGGCGGTTATATGGTGCGGATGTATATCGAACTGGAAAAGCTGGGCGCGGGTGAACGCGCGGCGGGGCGCAATATCACCATCGAACAGCTGATCGCAGCGGCGGGACGGATTTTGCACCCCTATGTGCTGGACGTCAAAGATGTGGCGTGGTGGTCGGTCTATGACATCGGGCAACGGCTGTGCGACCGGTTCGAGGACGACAGTGGCCACATCTTTATCGCCGGAGACGCCTGCCACACCCACAGCCCCAAGGCGGGACAGGGTATGAACGTGTCGATGGGCGATACGTTCAATCTGGGCTGGAAGCTGGCGTCGGTGCTGCGTGGGCAAAGCGATGCCAGCCTGTTGCGTACCTATTCCGACGAGCGTCAGCAAGTGGCGCAGGATCTGATTGATTTCGACCGCGAATTCGCCCGCATCTTTTCGGCGCCGCCACAGGCAGGCAATGCGGCGCAAGCCTCGGCGCTGCAAGAGGCGTTTGTCAAAGCGGGGCGGTTTACCGCTGGCATGGGCGTGCAGTATCGCCCATCGGCCATTTGCGGCGACGGGGCGCATCAGGGGTTGGCTGCGGGCTTGCCTGTGGGGCAACGGTTCCACTCTGCGCCGGTGGTGCGGCTGGGCGATGCGCGCCCGATGGAACTGGGCCATGTGATCAAGGCAGACGGGCGCTGGCGGATATTTGCCTTTGCGGGGGCCGCAGACACAGGAGCCGCAGACGGGGCACTGTACCGGTTTTGCACATGGATGCAGGACAAGGCTGCGTCGGCTTGGCTTGGCGGGGCGGACGTTGGCGGTGTGGACGCCGTGGTGGATCTGCGTGCGGTAATGCAGCAGGGGCACCGCGATCTGGATCTGATGCAGATGCCCGCAGTGCTGCGGCCAGCCAAAGGGGTCTTTGGCTTGATCGACTACGAAAAGGTATTTTGCGTCAATCCAGCCCGCGATATTTTCGAGATGCGCGGGATCAACCGCACAGAGGGCTGCGTGGTGATTGTCAGACCCGATCAATATGTGGCTGACGTGCTACCGCTGGGCGACACGAGCGCCGTCGCTGCATTTTTCAACGGCGTGCTGTTATCACAGACATGA
- a CDS encoding pirin family protein, whose amino-acid sequence MSLRPTLETRRAQPTLEGAGVKLHRAFGFQDPSELDPFLLFDDFRNERPEDFEKGFPWHPHRGIETITYVLSGTVDHADSLGNTGSLGAGDVQWMTAGRGILHQEMPHGNRNGQMHGFQLWGNLPSSQKMTAPRYQDVTAADIPEVTDDDGTIVRVITGEFWGKKGPVDGIAADPQYLDVTIPAGVNKTFHIDTYRRAFAYIFDGSAAFVDAAAPTGVLLEKEVAGQEVNIRDLSGDRTLIRFGSGDEITVQAGEQGVRFLLISGAPINEPVAWHGPIVMNTQQELMQAMRDLRNGTFIQPAH is encoded by the coding sequence ATGTCCCTGCGCCCCACACTCGAAACCCGCCGCGCCCAGCCCACGCTAGAGGGAGCGGGTGTCAAACTGCACCGTGCTTTCGGCTTTCAGGATCCGTCCGAGTTGGACCCGTTCCTGTTGTTCGACGACTTTCGCAACGAACGCCCCGAGGATTTCGAAAAGGGTTTCCCGTGGCATCCGCATCGCGGCATCGAGACGATTACCTATGTGCTGTCGGGCACCGTCGATCACGCCGACAGTCTGGGCAACACCGGCTCGCTCGGTGCGGGTGACGTGCAGTGGATGACCGCCGGGCGCGGCATCTTGCATCAGGAAATGCCGCACGGGAACCGCAACGGCCAAATGCATGGTTTCCAGCTGTGGGGCAATTTGCCTTCCAGCCAGAAAATGACGGCACCACGCTATCAGGACGTGACCGCCGCCGACATCCCCGAAGTAACGGACGATGACGGCACCATCGTGCGTGTAATCACCGGCGAGTTCTGGGGCAAAAAAGGCCCCGTCGACGGCATCGCTGCCGATCCGCAGTATCTGGACGTAACCATTCCGGCAGGCGTCAATAAGACGTTCCACATCGACACCTACCGCCGTGCATTTGCCTATATTTTTGACGGCAGTGCGGCCTTTGTCGATGCGGCGGCCCCCACGGGGGTTCTGCTGGAAAAAGAAGTGGCTGGCCAAGAGGTCAACATCCGCGATCTGTCTGGTGACCGCACGCTGATCCGCTTTGGTTCGGGTGACGAGATTACGGTGCAGGCGGGCGAACAGGGCGTGCGTTTTCTGCTGATCTCTGGCGCACCGATCAACGAACCAGTGGCATGGCACGGCCCCATCGTGATGAACACGCAACAAGAGCTGATGCAGGCAATGCGCGATCTGCGCAACGGGACATTCATCCAGCCTGCTCACTAA
- a CDS encoding TetR/AcrR family transcriptional regulator codes for MARTAGSHSDITGPRVRDAALRLFARDGYAAVSMRRIAGEVGVQAGALYNYTPDKQTLLFDLMRDHMTELLAALPDDTGDAAAALERFVRFHIGFHHDRPDAVFIAYMELRNLEPDNFAEVEALRRRYEDRLEAILRRGAEAGLFAVPDPKIATLAVIAMLTGVNTWFRAGGRLRLDEVQDIYWDMVRRSVGGTVIP; via the coding sequence ATGGCGCGCACAGCAGGATCACATTCGGACATCACAGGCCCCCGTGTGCGGGACGCAGCATTGCGGCTGTTTGCTCGCGACGGCTATGCCGCCGTGTCGATGCGCCGGATCGCGGGCGAGGTCGGCGTGCAGGCGGGGGCGCTATACAACTACACGCCCGACAAGCAGACGTTGCTGTTCGATCTGATGCGCGACCACATGACCGAGTTGCTGGCTGCATTGCCCGACGACACGGGTGACGCTGCCGCCGCGTTAGAGCGGTTTGTGCGCTTTCACATCGGATTTCACCACGACCGCCCCGATGCGGTGTTCATTGCCTATATGGAGTTGCGCAATCTGGAGCCCGACAACTTTGCCGAGGTCGAGGCGCTGCGCAGGCGCTACGAGGACCGGCTGGAAGCAATCCTGCGACGCGGCGCCGAGGCGGGCCTGTTTGCCGTACCAGACCCCAAGATCGCAACGCTTGCGGTGATAGCGATGCTGACGGGCGTGAACACATGGTTTCGCGCGGGCGGGCGGCTGCGGCTGGACGAGGTGCAAGACATCTATTGGGACATGGTGCGCCGGTCGGTGGGCGGCACGGTTATTCCCTGA